In a genomic window of Variovorax paradoxus:
- a CDS encoding aromatic ring-hydroxylating dioxygenase subunit alpha, translating into MPFVTDDPNMLDDWLVVGPASALAGRSQRQPYTTCLLGATLSLWAEADGTPQCRLGAQPLSVQSRHGYLWVCPSGRPARPLFEFPEYTEPGRRLVDCGGIGVAVSGLRVIENFLDMAHFPFVHADYLGKVPHTEVAPYRVTIEPATGEIWATDCRFWQPRASAAHDSGADVRYTYRVMQPFSAMLYKSSLRPEARDAICLFLQPLDDEHVIAHALIAYFDDVSSDAELIAFQHTIFGQDKPILENHAFKRMPLEGRAETPTRGDTASVTYRRWLRERGMRFGTRAAA; encoded by the coding sequence ATGCCCTTCGTCACCGACGACCCCAACATGCTCGACGACTGGCTGGTCGTCGGCCCCGCGAGCGCGCTCGCCGGCCGCTCGCAGCGGCAGCCCTACACCACCTGCCTGCTCGGCGCCACGCTCTCGCTGTGGGCCGAGGCCGACGGCACGCCGCAATGCCGGCTCGGCGCGCAGCCGCTTTCCGTGCAGTCGCGCCACGGCTACCTCTGGGTCTGCCCCAGCGGCCGGCCCGCGCGGCCGCTGTTCGAGTTTCCCGAATACACCGAGCCCGGGCGCCGCCTCGTCGACTGCGGCGGCATCGGCGTCGCGGTGTCGGGCCTGCGCGTGATCGAGAACTTCCTCGACATGGCGCACTTTCCCTTCGTGCATGCCGATTACCTCGGCAAGGTGCCGCACACCGAGGTCGCCCCGTACCGGGTGACGATCGAGCCCGCCACCGGCGAGATCTGGGCCACCGACTGCCGCTTCTGGCAGCCGCGCGCCTCGGCCGCGCACGACAGCGGCGCCGACGTGCGCTACACCTACCGCGTGATGCAGCCCTTCTCGGCCATGCTCTACAAGTCGAGCCTGCGTCCCGAGGCACGGGACGCGATCTGCCTGTTTCTCCAGCCGCTGGACGACGAGCACGTGATCGCCCACGCGTTGATCGCGTACTTCGACGATGTGTCGAGCGACGCCGAGCTCATCGCGTTCCAGCACACCATCTTCGGCCAGGACAAGCCGATCCTCGAGAACCATGCCTTCAAGCGCATGCCGCTCGAAGGCCGCGCCGAGACGCCGACGCGCGGCGACACCGCCTCCGTCACCTACCGCCGCTGGCTGCGCGAACGCGGCATGCGATTCGGCACGAGGGCCGCCGCATGA
- the dnaJ gene encoding molecular chaperone DnaJ, which yields MATKRDYYETLGVPKNASDDEIKKAYRKLAMKHHPDRNHGDTSKDAEDKFKEVKEAYEMLSDGQKRAAYDQYGHAGVDPNMRGGPGAEGFGGFAEAFGDIFGDVFGGGGRGRAGGGRQVFRGSDLSYAMEITLEEAAEGKEAQIRIPSWDDCGTCKGTGAKPGTKPITCTTCHGAGAVQMRQGFFSVQQTCPTCHGSGKIIPEPCATCHGQGKIKNNKTLEVKIPAGIDDGMRIRSTGNGEPGTNGGPPGDLYIEIRLKKHELFERDGDDLHCVVPVSVTTAALGGEINVPTLKGNAAIDIPDGTQSGKQFRLRGKGIKGVRSSYPGDLYCHVRVETPVKLTEHQRKLLKELDESLKKGGEKHSPTDKGWFDKAKEFFS from the coding sequence ATGGCCACCAAACGCGACTACTACGAAACCCTCGGCGTTCCCAAGAACGCGAGCGACGACGAAATCAAGAAGGCTTATCGCAAGCTCGCGATGAAGCACCACCCGGACCGCAACCACGGCGACACCAGCAAGGACGCCGAGGACAAGTTCAAGGAGGTGAAGGAAGCCTATGAAATGCTGTCGGACGGCCAGAAGCGCGCGGCCTACGACCAGTACGGCCACGCCGGCGTCGATCCCAACATGCGCGGCGGCCCGGGCGCGGAAGGCTTCGGCGGCTTCGCGGAAGCCTTCGGCGACATCTTCGGCGACGTGTTCGGCGGCGGTGGCCGCGGCCGCGCCGGCGGCGGGCGCCAGGTGTTCCGCGGCAGCGACCTGAGCTACGCGATGGAGATCACGCTCGAGGAAGCGGCCGAGGGCAAGGAAGCCCAGATTCGCATTCCGAGCTGGGACGACTGCGGCACCTGCAAGGGCACCGGCGCCAAGCCGGGCACCAAGCCGATCACCTGCACCACCTGCCACGGCGCAGGCGCGGTGCAGATGCGCCAGGGCTTCTTCAGCGTGCAGCAGACCTGCCCGACCTGCCACGGCAGCGGCAAGATCATTCCCGAGCCCTGCGCGACCTGCCACGGCCAGGGCAAGATCAAGAACAACAAGACGCTGGAAGTGAAGATCCCGGCCGGCATCGACGACGGCATGCGCATCCGCAGCACCGGCAACGGCGAACCCGGCACCAATGGCGGGCCGCCCGGCGACCTCTACATCGAGATCCGGCTCAAGAAGCACGAACTGTTCGAGCGCGACGGCGACGACCTGCACTGCGTGGTGCCGGTCAGCGTCACCACCGCGGCGCTCGGCGGCGAGATCAACGTGCCCACGCTCAAGGGCAACGCGGCCATCGACATTCCCGACGGCACGCAGAGCGGCAAGCAGTTCCGCCTGCGCGGCAAGGGCATCAAGGGCGTGCGCTCGAGCTATCCGGGCGACCTCTACTGCCACGTGCGCGTCGAGACGCCGGTGAAGCTCACCGAGCACCAGCGCAAGCTGCTGAAGGAACTCGACGAGTCGCTCAAGAAGGGCGGCGAGAAGCACAGTCCCACCGACAAGGGCTGGTTCGACAAGGCCAAGGAATTCTTCAGCTGA
- a CDS encoding SpoVR family protein, translated as MPTAATIPQGRLERLPSPSDWTFDLIERYHTEIARTARGYGLDVYPNQLEIITAEQMMDAYASVGMPMIYRHWSYGKQFIATEKNYRRGHMGLAYEIVINSDPCIAYLMEENTMAMQALVIAHAAYGHNSFFKGNYLFRMWTDASSIIDYLVYARHYIAECEERHGVDEVEKLLDSCHALMNYGVDRYRRPQKRSLAQESAQRAERERHMQQQVNDLWRTLPRRSEQNAGSESAPRFPLEPQENLLYFIEKNAALLEPWQREVVRIVRKIAQYFYPQRQTQVMNEGWATFWHYTLLNTMYDRGQLDDGFMMEWLSSHTGVIFQPPVGHRAYSGINPYALGFAMYTELRRICEKPTDEDRRWFPDFAGSDWVATLDYAMRNFKDESFVGQFLSPKTMRDFRLFAIRDHQSESELEVSAIHDDSGYQALRESLSRQYDLGSREPDIQVWNVNMRGDRSLTLRHTQRNSLPLHDDAEEVLKHVARLWGFDVHLESVDAQGRISRSWKASAPRALY; from the coding sequence CTGCCGACCGCCGCCACCATCCCGCAGGGCAGGCTCGAGCGGCTGCCGAGCCCCTCGGACTGGACCTTCGACCTGATCGAGCGCTACCACACCGAGATCGCGCGCACCGCGCGCGGCTACGGCCTCGACGTCTATCCGAACCAGCTCGAGATCATCACGGCCGAGCAGATGATGGATGCCTACGCCAGCGTGGGCATGCCGATGATCTACAGGCACTGGTCGTACGGCAAGCAGTTCATCGCCACCGAGAAGAACTACCGCCGCGGCCACATGGGGCTGGCCTACGAGATCGTGATCAACTCCGATCCCTGCATCGCCTACCTGATGGAGGAGAACACCATGGCCATGCAGGCCCTGGTGATCGCGCACGCGGCCTACGGCCACAACAGCTTCTTCAAGGGCAACTACCTGTTCCGCATGTGGACCGATGCGTCCTCGATCATCGACTACCTGGTCTATGCGCGGCACTACATCGCCGAATGCGAGGAGCGCCATGGCGTCGATGAAGTCGAGAAGCTGCTCGACTCCTGCCATGCGCTGATGAACTACGGCGTGGACCGCTACCGCCGTCCGCAGAAGCGCTCGCTGGCGCAGGAGAGTGCGCAGCGCGCCGAGCGCGAGCGCCACATGCAGCAGCAGGTCAACGACCTCTGGCGCACGCTGCCGCGGCGCAGCGAGCAGAACGCCGGCTCGGAATCGGCGCCGCGCTTTCCGCTCGAGCCGCAGGAAAACCTGCTCTATTTCATCGAGAAGAACGCCGCCCTGCTCGAGCCCTGGCAGCGCGAGGTGGTGCGCATCGTGCGCAAGATCGCGCAGTACTTCTATCCGCAGCGCCAGACCCAGGTCATGAACGAGGGCTGGGCCACCTTCTGGCACTACACGCTGCTCAACACCATGTACGACCGCGGCCAGCTCGACGACGGCTTCATGATGGAGTGGCTGAGCTCGCACACCGGCGTGATCTTCCAGCCGCCCGTGGGCCACCGCGCCTACAGCGGCATCAACCCCTACGCGCTCGGCTTCGCGATGTACACCGAGCTGCGCCGCATCTGCGAGAAGCCCACCGACGAGGACCGGCGCTGGTTCCCCGACTTCGCGGGCAGCGACTGGGTGGCCACGCTCGACTACGCGATGCGCAACTTCAAGGACGAGAGCTTCGTGGGCCAGTTCCTGAGCCCGAAGACCATGCGCGACTTCCGCCTGTTCGCGATCCGCGACCACCAGAGCGAATCCGAGCTCGAGGTCTCGGCGATCCACGACGACAGCGGCTACCAGGCGCTGCGCGAATCGCTGTCGCGCCAGTACGACCTCGGCAGCCGCGAGCCCGACATCCAGGTCTGGAACGTCAACATGCGCGGCGACCGTTCGCTGACGCTGCGCCACACGCAGCGCAACAGCCTGCCGCTGCACGACGACGCCGAGGAGGTGCTCAAGCACGTGGCGCGGCTGTGGGGCTTCGACGTGCACCTCGAGAGCGTCGATGCGCAGGGCCGCATCAGCCGCAGCTGGAAGGCCTCGGCGCCGCGGGCGCTGTACTAG
- a CDS encoding PrkA family serine protein kinase: MDVISNFAARYERTREEVLSLQEYLELCKRDPMAYATASERMLKAIGDPELVDTRNDSRLSRIFANKVIKIYPAFKEFYGMEEAIEQVVSYFRHAAQGLEEKKQILYLLGPVGGGKSSIAERLKQLMEHVPFYSIQGSPVNESPLGLFDAAEDGEILEKEYNIPRRYLQRILSPWAVKRLEEYGGDIRQFKIVKRYPSVLRQIAVAKTEPGDENNQDISSLVGKVDIRKLETYAQDDPDAYAYSGGLCLANQGLLEFVEMFKAPIKVLHPLLTATQESNFKGTEGFGAIPFDGIVLAHSNESEWKAFRNNKNNEAFLDRIYIVKVPYCLRVSEEIKIYEKLVRNSSLAQAPCAPGTLRMMAQLSVLTRLKEPENSSIFSKSQVYDGDNLKDTDPKAKSIQEYRDYAGVDEGMSGVSTRFAFKIISKVFNFDSSEVAANPVHLMYVLEQQIEREQFPQEVEQKYISYIKELLAPRYAEFIGKEIQTAYLESYSEYGQNIFDRYVTYADYWIQDQEFRDVDTGEVFDRASLNAELEKIERPAGIGNPKDFRNEIVNFVLRARAGNNGRNPAWTSYEKLRAVIEKKMFSNTEELLPVISFNTKSSADEQKKHEDFVTRMVEKGYTAKQVRLLCEWYLRVRKSS, from the coding sequence ATGGATGTGATCAGCAACTTTGCAGCGCGTTACGAGCGCACTCGCGAGGAAGTCCTTTCGCTGCAGGAATACCTGGAACTCTGCAAACGAGACCCGATGGCCTACGCCACCGCGTCCGAGCGCATGCTCAAGGCCATCGGCGACCCCGAACTGGTCGACACCCGCAACGACTCCCGCCTCTCGCGCATCTTCGCCAACAAGGTCATCAAGATCTATCCGGCGTTCAAGGAGTTCTACGGGATGGAGGAGGCCATCGAGCAGGTGGTGTCCTATTTCCGCCACGCCGCGCAGGGCCTGGAGGAAAAGAAGCAGATCCTCTACCTGCTGGGCCCGGTCGGCGGCGGCAAGAGCTCGATCGCCGAGCGCCTCAAGCAGCTCATGGAGCACGTGCCCTTCTACTCGATCCAGGGCTCGCCGGTGAACGAATCGCCGCTCGGCCTGTTCGACGCGGCCGAGGACGGCGAGATCCTCGAGAAGGAATACAACATCCCGCGCCGCTACCTGCAGCGCATCCTGTCGCCCTGGGCCGTCAAGCGGCTCGAGGAGTACGGCGGCGACATCCGCCAGTTCAAGATAGTCAAGCGCTACCCCTCGGTGCTGCGCCAGATCGCGGTGGCCAAGACCGAGCCCGGCGACGAGAACAACCAGGACATCTCCTCGCTGGTCGGCAAGGTCGACATCCGCAAGCTCGAGACCTATGCCCAGGACGACCCGGACGCCTACGCCTACTCGGGCGGCCTGTGCCTCGCGAACCAGGGCCTGCTGGAGTTCGTGGAAATGTTCAAGGCGCCGATCAAGGTGCTGCATCCGCTGCTGACCGCCACGCAGGAAAGCAACTTCAAGGGCACCGAGGGCTTCGGCGCGATCCCCTTCGACGGCATCGTGCTGGCCCACAGCAACGAGAGCGAGTGGAAGGCCTTCCGCAACAACAAGAACAACGAGGCTTTCCTCGACCGGATCTACATCGTCAAGGTGCCCTACTGCCTGCGGGTGTCCGAGGAGATCAAGATCTACGAGAAGCTGGTGCGCAACTCCTCGCTGGCCCAGGCGCCCTGCGCGCCCGGAACCCTGCGCATGATGGCGCAGCTGTCGGTGCTCACGCGGCTGAAGGAACCCGAGAACTCGAGCATCTTCAGCAAGTCGCAGGTCTACGACGGCGACAACCTCAAGGACACCGATCCCAAGGCCAAGTCGATCCAGGAGTACCGCGACTACGCGGGCGTCGACGAGGGCATGAGCGGCGTCTCCACGCGCTTCGCCTTCAAGATCATCTCGAAGGTCTTCAACTTCGACAGCTCCGAGGTCGCCGCCAACCCGGTGCACCTGATGTACGTGCTCGAGCAGCAGATCGAGCGCGAGCAGTTCCCGCAGGAGGTCGAGCAGAAGTACATCAGCTACATCAAGGAGCTGCTGGCGCCGCGCTATGCCGAGTTCATCGGCAAGGAGATCCAGACCGCCTACCTCGAGAGCTACAGCGAGTACGGCCAGAACATCTTCGACCGCTACGTGACCTACGCCGACTACTGGATACAGGACCAGGAGTTCCGCGACGTCGACACCGGCGAGGTCTTCGACCGCGCTTCGCTCAACGCAGAGCTCGAGAAGATCGAGCGGCCGGCCGGCATCGGCAACCCGAAGGACTTCCGCAACGAGATCGTCAACTTCGTGCTGCGCGCGCGGGCCGGCAACAACGGCCGCAACCCGGCCTGGACCAGCTACGAGAAGCTGCGCGCGGTGATCGAAAAGAAGATGTTCTCCAACACCGAGGAGCTGCTGCCGGTGATCAGCTTCAACACCAAGAGCAGCGCCGACGAGCAGAAGAAGCACGAGGACTTCGTCACGCGCATGGTCGAGAAGGGCTACACCGCCAAGCAGGTGCGCCTGCTGTGCGAGTGGTACCTGCGCGTGCGCAAGAGTTCGTAG
- a CDS encoding LysR family transcriptional regulator has product MTGIDLALVQAFVLVVQSGSLTRAESLSGVSKATLSRQLTRLEELLGAQLLMRSSRRITATEAGRAFFVRCEDLLGEVTGRLETARTEIQEITSGVSGSLSLLSDTQFSTSFVCHVVKLFLESHPNVRCQLDAASRPNAPGIGDVDCYVCSEPPDAPNLVAKLLGQLNYGLYASPQYLECHGTPRAPDDLAAHRAIVMREAAGPSQVLLVSGASGRHAYRPEPAFETNDHWVMKTFCIDGLGIALLPAFFVRPELAQGVLVPVLPQWQPQPRPIYCAYQRQRYMGQKLRAFVDLMARCVVDIDAYNHYVGSPAARRGRAGARP; this is encoded by the coding sequence GTGACCGGCATCGACCTCGCGCTGGTGCAGGCCTTCGTGCTCGTCGTGCAAAGCGGCAGCCTCACGCGGGCCGAGAGCCTGTCGGGCGTGTCGAAGGCCACCTTGAGCCGGCAGCTCACGCGGCTGGAGGAGCTGCTGGGCGCGCAGCTGCTGATGCGCAGCTCGCGCCGCATCACCGCGACCGAGGCGGGCCGTGCCTTCTTCGTGCGCTGCGAGGACCTGCTCGGCGAGGTCACGGGCCGGCTCGAGACGGCGCGCACCGAGATCCAGGAGATCACCAGCGGCGTGTCGGGCAGCCTCTCGCTGCTGTCGGACACCCAGTTCAGCACTTCCTTCGTGTGCCACGTGGTGAAGCTGTTCCTGGAGTCGCATCCCAATGTGCGCTGCCAGCTCGATGCGGCGAGCCGGCCGAACGCGCCGGGCATCGGCGACGTGGACTGCTATGTGTGCTCGGAGCCGCCCGATGCGCCGAACCTCGTCGCCAAGCTGCTGGGACAGCTGAACTACGGCCTCTACGCGAGCCCGCAGTACCTCGAGTGCCACGGCACGCCGCGCGCGCCCGACGATCTCGCGGCGCACCGGGCGATCGTGATGCGGGAGGCCGCGGGGCCGTCGCAGGTGCTGCTGGTGTCGGGCGCATCGGGCCGTCATGCCTACCGGCCCGAACCCGCCTTCGAGACCAACGACCACTGGGTGATGAAGACCTTCTGCATCGACGGCCTGGGCATCGCGCTGCTGCCGGCCTTCTTCGTGCGGCCCGAGCTGGCGCAGGGCGTGCTGGTGCCGGTGCTGCCGCAGTGGCAGCCGCAGCCGCGGCCCATCTACTGCGCCTACCAGCGCCAGCGCTACATGGGGCAGAAGCTGCGCGCCTTCGTCGACCTGATGGCGCGCTGCGTGGTCGACATCGACGCGTACAACCACTACGTCGGCTCGCCCGCGGCGCGGCGGGGCAGGGCCGGTGCCAGACCATAA
- a CDS encoding Rieske 2Fe-2S domain-containing protein produces the protein MTHPTASPWHPVAPSAGLRPGANIVAGFAEGQELALWRSADGAAQAWENRCPHRSVRFTLGQVVENRLACAYHGWQYAAGNGQCVGIPAHPAMPAPRNVCARVFGAVDAAGMVWVNLAHEGSMTTSAPQALADAVPAGWHFCRTLTLRAGAQQVREALVRHGFAAGAAPGAWRGMLGGAPTVALLLDAQPQLAFIHLWAETAPGSEAMKTLHAAARTLRGDIEPTET, from the coding sequence ATGACCCATCCCACCGCGTCCCCCTGGCACCCCGTCGCCCCTTCGGCCGGCCTGCGCCCCGGCGCCAACATCGTCGCCGGCTTCGCCGAGGGCCAGGAGCTCGCGCTCTGGCGTTCGGCCGACGGCGCGGCCCAGGCCTGGGAGAACCGCTGCCCGCACCGCAGCGTGCGCTTCACGCTCGGCCAGGTGGTCGAGAACCGCCTCGCCTGTGCCTACCATGGCTGGCAGTACGCCGCGGGCAACGGGCAGTGCGTCGGCATTCCCGCCCATCCGGCGATGCCCGCGCCGCGCAACGTCTGCGCCAGGGTGTTCGGCGCGGTCGACGCGGCGGGCATGGTGTGGGTGAACCTGGCGCACGAGGGCTCGATGACGACATCGGCGCCGCAAGCGCTGGCCGATGCCGTGCCGGCCGGCTGGCATTTCTGTCGCACGCTGACCTTGCGCGCCGGTGCGCAACAGGTGCGCGAGGCGCTCGTCCGGCACGGCTTCGCGGCCGGCGCCGCCCCAGGCGCATGGCGCGGCATGCTCGGCGGCGCGCCGACCGTCGCGCTGCTGCTCGACGCGCAGCCGCAGCTGGCCTTCATCCACCTGTGGGCCGAGACCGCCCCGGGCTCCGAGGCCATGAAGACCCTGCACGCGGCCGCGCGGACCCTGCGCGGCGACATCGAACCAACCGAGACCTGA
- the aroQ gene encoding type II 3-dehydroquinate dehydratase, which yields MKKILVLNGPNLNLLGTREPEQYGRDTLADVERLCHETGAKLGVAIECRQTNHEGVLVDWIQEAGREVAAGTMLGVVMNPGAYTHTSIALHDAIKGASVPLIELHISNVHAREEFRHRSYISPAARGIIVGLGVKGYTLAIAALVP from the coding sequence ATGAAGAAAATCCTCGTCCTCAACGGCCCCAACCTCAACCTCCTGGGCACGCGCGAGCCCGAACAGTATGGCCGCGACACGCTGGCCGACGTGGAACGCCTGTGCCATGAAACGGGCGCGAAGCTCGGCGTGGCGATCGAATGCCGCCAGACCAACCACGAAGGCGTGCTGGTCGACTGGATCCAGGAAGCGGGCCGCGAGGTGGCGGCCGGCACCATGCTCGGCGTGGTGATGAACCCGGGCGCCTACACCCACACCTCGATCGCGCTGCACGACGCCATCAAGGGCGCGAGCGTGCCGCTGATCGAGCTGCACATCTCGAACGTGCATGCGCGCGAGGAGTTCCGCCACCGCTCGTACATCTCGCCGGCGGCGCGCGGGATCATCGTGGGGCTGGGCGTGAAGGGCTACACGCTGGCGATCGCCGCGCTGGTGCCCTGA
- a CDS encoding YeaH/YhbH family protein: MAILQQIIDRRLSGKNKSIGNRERFLRRYRGQIQEAVRRAVSGRNIRELEQGEDVTLPRHDVSEPVFGHARGGDREYVHPGNQEYVRGDRIKRPDGGQGGGSGSGEASDSGEGNDDFVFHLTREEFMRVFFDDLALPHLIRTQIADVPEWKSHRAGFTSDGTPNNLHVVRSMRGALARRIALGGEPRKELRRLEAHLLHLKAHPQATQPFIQNEIAETEARIEELRRTARHVPYIDPIDLRYRNRVKTPVPSAKAVMFCLMDVSGSMDEARKDMAKRFFMLLYMFLTRHYETIDLVFLRHHTQAQEVSEDEFFHATETGGTVVSSALVLMDEIVRARYPSGEWNIYGAQASDGDNWHQDSGRCRQLLEEHILPKVRYYAYVQVAETEQNLWQEYAQLEGIEPNFAMRKVSEASDIYPVFRDLFKKEGASA; this comes from the coding sequence GTGGCCATCCTGCAGCAGATCATCGACCGCCGGCTCTCGGGCAAGAACAAGTCCATCGGCAACCGCGAGCGCTTTCTCCGGCGCTACCGCGGCCAGATCCAGGAGGCGGTGCGGCGGGCCGTGAGCGGCCGCAACATCCGCGAACTGGAACAGGGCGAGGATGTGACGCTGCCGCGCCACGATGTGTCGGAGCCGGTCTTCGGCCATGCGCGCGGCGGCGACCGCGAGTACGTGCACCCGGGCAACCAGGAGTACGTGCGCGGCGACCGCATCAAGCGCCCAGACGGCGGCCAGGGCGGCGGCTCGGGCAGCGGCGAGGCCAGCGACAGCGGCGAGGGCAACGACGACTTCGTGTTCCACCTCACGCGCGAGGAGTTCATGCGCGTGTTCTTCGACGATCTCGCGCTGCCGCACCTGATCCGCACGCAGATCGCCGACGTGCCCGAATGGAAGAGCCACCGCGCGGGCTTCACCAGCGACGGCACGCCCAACAACCTGCACGTGGTGCGCTCGATGCGCGGCGCGCTGGCCCGGCGCATCGCGCTCGGCGGCGAACCGCGCAAGGAGCTGCGCCGGCTCGAGGCGCACCTGCTGCACCTGAAGGCGCATCCGCAGGCCACGCAGCCCTTCATCCAGAACGAGATCGCCGAGACCGAGGCGCGCATCGAGGAGCTGCGCCGTACCGCGCGCCACGTGCCCTACATCGATCCGATCGACCTGCGCTACCGCAACCGCGTGAAGACGCCGGTTCCCAGCGCCAAGGCCGTGATGTTCTGCCTCATGGACGTCTCGGGCTCGATGGACGAGGCGCGCAAGGACATGGCCAAGCGCTTCTTCATGCTGCTGTACATGTTCCTCACCCGGCACTACGAGACCATCGACCTGGTGTTCCTGCGCCATCACACGCAGGCGCAGGAAGTCAGCGAGGACGAGTTCTTCCATGCCACCGAGACCGGCGGCACCGTGGTGTCGAGCGCGCTGGTGCTGATGGACGAGATCGTGCGCGCGCGCTACCCCAGCGGCGAATGGAACATCTACGGCGCGCAGGCCAGCGACGGCGACAACTGGCACCAGGACAGCGGGCGCTGCCGCCAGCTGCTCGAGGAGCACATCCTGCCGAAGGTGCGCTACTACGCCTACGTGCAGGTGGCCGAGACCGAGCAGAACCTGTGGCAGGAATACGCGCAGCTCGAGGGCATCGAGCCCAACTTCGCGATGCGCAAGGTGTCCGAGGCCAGCGACATCTACCCCGTGTTCCGCGACCTGTTCAAGAAGGAAGGAGCCAGCGCATGA
- a CDS encoding glutathione S-transferase N-terminal domain-containing protein: MLKLHDYPLSGNCFKVRQLLAWLAVPHEIVPVDFHPGRAHKSAAFLAELNPLGQIPVIEDDGFVLRDAQAILVYLASRHDAQRRWYPDDPKLRGQVAMWLATADEITRTASAARLHDALGYRHLDIEACRAGARAVFRVLDDHLAEQASTGLRWLAAATEPTIADLACFPYVALAGEGGISLDEFPALRHWVWDFRHLPGFIGMSGIFPAGPA; encoded by the coding sequence CTGCTCAAACTCCACGACTACCCGCTCTCGGGCAACTGCTTCAAGGTGCGGCAGCTGCTGGCCTGGCTGGCCGTGCCCCACGAGATCGTGCCGGTCGACTTCCACCCGGGGCGCGCCCACAAGTCGGCCGCGTTCCTCGCCGAGCTCAATCCGCTCGGCCAGATCCCGGTGATCGAGGACGACGGCTTCGTACTGCGCGATGCGCAGGCCATCCTGGTCTACCTCGCGAGCCGCCACGACGCGCAGCGGCGCTGGTACCCCGACGATCCGAAGCTGCGCGGCCAGGTCGCGATGTGGCTCGCCACGGCCGACGAGATCACGCGCACCGCCTCGGCCGCGCGGCTGCACGACGCGCTCGGCTACCGCCATCTCGACATCGAGGCCTGCCGCGCAGGCGCGCGGGCCGTGTTCCGCGTGCTCGACGACCACCTCGCCGAGCAGGCCAGCACGGGCCTGCGCTGGCTGGCCGCGGCGACCGAGCCGACGATCGCCGACCTGGCCTGCTTTCCGTACGTGGCGCTGGCCGGCGAAGGCGGCATCTCGCTCGACGAGTTTCCCGCCCTGCGGCACTGGGTCTGGGATTTCCGACACCTGCCCGGGTTCATCGGCATGTCGGGTATCTTCCCCGCTGGCCCCGCCTGA
- a CDS encoding S-(hydroxymethyl)glutathione dehydrogenase/class III alcohol dehydrogenase, which translates to MKTKAAVAWKSGAPLTIETVDLDGPRFGEVLVEIKATGICHTDYYTLSGADPEGIFPAILGHEGAGIVVDVGPGVTTLKKGDHVIPLYTPECRQCKFCLSRKTNLCQLIRGTQGKGLMPDGTSRFSLDGKPIAHYMGTSTFSNYTVAPEISLAKIREDAPFDKVCYIGCGVTTGIGAVIFTAKVEAGANVVVFGLGGIGLNVIQGAKMVGADKIIGVDLNPEREAMARKFGMTHFINPKDTENVVDAIVQLTDGGADYSFECIGNTKVMRQALECTHKGWGRSIIIGVAEAGAEISTRPFQLVTGRKWEGSAFGGARGRTDVPKIVDWYMEGKINIDDLITHTMPLEKINDGFDLMKRGESIRGVVLY; encoded by the coding sequence ATGAAAACCAAAGCCGCCGTCGCCTGGAAATCCGGAGCCCCGCTGACCATCGAAACCGTGGACCTCGACGGCCCGCGATTCGGCGAAGTGCTCGTCGAGATCAAGGCCACCGGCATCTGCCACACCGACTACTACACCCTCTCGGGCGCCGACCCCGAAGGCATCTTCCCCGCCATCCTCGGCCATGAAGGCGCCGGCATCGTGGTCGACGTCGGCCCCGGCGTCACCACCCTCAAGAAGGGCGACCACGTCATTCCGCTCTACACGCCCGAATGCCGCCAGTGCAAGTTCTGCCTGTCGCGCAAGACCAACCTGTGCCAGCTGATCCGCGGCACCCAGGGCAAGGGCCTGATGCCCGACGGCACCAGCCGCTTCAGCCTCGACGGCAAGCCCATCGCCCACTACATGGGCACCTCCACCTTCAGCAACTACACGGTTGCGCCCGAGATCTCGCTGGCCAAGATCCGCGAGGACGCGCCCTTCGACAAGGTCTGCTACATCGGCTGCGGCGTCACCACCGGCATCGGCGCGGTGATCTTCACGGCCAAGGTGGAAGCCGGCGCCAACGTGGTGGTGTTCGGCCTCGGCGGCATCGGCCTGAACGTGATCCAGGGCGCGAAGATGGTGGGCGCCGACAAGATCATCGGCGTCGACCTGAACCCCGAGCGCGAAGCCATGGCGCGCAAGTTCGGCATGACGCACTTCATCAACCCGAAGGACACCGAGAACGTGGTCGACGCCATCGTGCAGCTGACCGACGGCGGCGCCGACTACAGCTTCGAGTGCATCGGCAACACCAAGGTGATGCGCCAGGCGCTCGAGTGCACGCACAAGGGCTGGGGCCGCAGCATCATCATCGGCGTGGCCGAGGCCGGCGCCGAGATCAGCACGCGGCCGTTCCAGCTGGTCACCGGCCGCAAGTGGGAAGGCTCGGCCTTCGGCGGCGCGCGCGGCCGCACCGACGTGCCGAAGATCGTCGACTGGTACATGGAAGGCAAGATCAACATCGACGACCTGATCACCCACACCATGCCGCTCGAGAAGATCAACGACGGCTTCGACCTCATGAAGCGCGGCGAGTCGATCCGCGGCGTGGTGCTCTACTGA